In Rhodoferax koreense, a genomic segment contains:
- a CDS encoding YegJ family protein, whose protein sequence is MRFLKGVFSLILVACSSLASSQQRDENEVVLVGETDPEVVAAIKQARKTLPEFLKLAAAPPSNTDDYKLKVVVVDGTKTEHFWVTPFKTLPNGFAGVLANEPKVVGNVKKDQIVRFDESLVSHWGYVKDGRQVGSFTVCALFKKMPIAQVEYYRKTHGFDC, encoded by the coding sequence ATGCGCTTTTTGAAGGGAGTCTTCTCGTTAATTTTGGTGGCCTGCTCGTCTCTCGCATCGTCGCAGCAAAGAGACGAGAATGAAGTTGTGTTGGTTGGCGAAACAGACCCGGAAGTGGTCGCTGCGATAAAGCAGGCTCGTAAAACGCTGCCGGAATTTCTCAAGCTTGCCGCTGCACCTCCCTCTAACACGGACGACTACAAACTGAAGGTAGTCGTTGTTGACGGTACCAAAACCGAGCATTTTTGGGTGACGCCGTTTAAGACCTTGCCAAATGGGTTCGCAGGCGTACTTGCCAATGAGCCAAAGGTCGTTGGTAACGTGAAGAAAGACCAGATCGTGCGCTTTGATGAATCACTGGTCTCCCACTGGGGATACGTCAAGGACGGCCGTCAAGTCGGAAGCTTCACGGTATGCGCACTCTTCAAGAAGATGCCAATTGCGCAGGTTGAATACTACCGAAAGACCCACGGATTTGATTGCTAG